The proteins below are encoded in one region of Verrucomicrobiota bacterium:
- a CDS encoding DUF1501 domain-containing protein, with protein MHSPSPLDLEHLKSVTRRRFLKQCGSGMGALALSTLLHDGRLGKLQAAEAARKALHFAPKAKNIIYLFQSGGPSHLDLFDYKPELNKRNGEKVPEELVKNIRLAQIGKESKLLATRYQFNQHGKSGVWLSELLPQTSTIVDELCFVQGFYSEAFNHDPATIFMNTGAQLAGRPSMGSWFSYGLGSENKDLPAFVVLMTGVGQPLTNSAWGSGFLPTAHQGVQLRSQGEPVLYVENPPGIDGSRRRQSLDTLRDLNRMRHRVLLDPEIETRIAAYEMAYRMQTSVPDVMDISKEPEAAHTAYATTPGRASFANNCLLARRLVERGVRFVQLYHRGWDHHGGPDGNLVFDLKKRCLETDQPCVALIKDLKERGLLDETLVLWGGEFGRTPMMQGKLEPDQMGRDHHPHGYTIWMAGGGIKPGVVYGKTDDFGFYAVENKVHVHDLHATILHLFGVNHLQLTYRFQGRDYRLTDVHGEVVKGILA; from the coding sequence ATGCACTCCCCTTCACCGCTCGATCTGGAACATCTCAAGTCCGTCACCCGGCGCCGCTTTCTTAAGCAATGCGGTTCGGGCATGGGCGCTCTGGCTTTGAGCACGCTGCTCCACGATGGGCGCCTCGGGAAACTCCAGGCTGCGGAAGCCGCCAGGAAAGCCCTGCATTTCGCTCCCAAGGCGAAAAACATCATCTACCTCTTTCAGTCCGGCGGACCGTCCCACCTCGATCTGTTCGACTATAAACCCGAGCTCAACAAGCGCAACGGAGAGAAGGTGCCGGAAGAACTCGTCAAGAATATCCGCCTCGCGCAAATCGGCAAAGAATCCAAACTCCTGGCCACTCGTTATCAGTTCAATCAGCATGGAAAGTCCGGAGTGTGGCTCTCCGAACTGCTGCCGCAAACCAGCACGATCGTGGACGAGCTCTGTTTCGTGCAGGGATTTTATTCCGAAGCGTTTAATCACGACCCGGCCACGATTTTTATGAACACGGGCGCTCAGTTGGCCGGACGCCCGAGCATGGGTTCCTGGTTCAGCTACGGCCTCGGCAGCGAGAACAAGGACCTGCCCGCGTTCGTCGTGCTCATGACCGGAGTCGGCCAGCCGCTGACCAACAGTGCCTGGGGCAGCGGGTTCCTCCCCACCGCACATCAGGGCGTGCAGTTGCGCTCGCAGGGCGAGCCTGTGCTCTACGTCGAGAATCCTCCCGGCATCGATGGCTCGCGACGCCGCCAGTCTCTGGACACCCTTCGCGACCTCAACCGGATGCGCCACCGGGTGCTCCTCGACCCCGAGATCGAAACCCGGATCGCCGCCTACGAAATGGCCTACCGCATGCAGACCAGCGTGCCGGATGTCATGGACATTTCGAAGGAACCCGAGGCGGCGCATACCGCCTACGCGACCACGCCCGGCAGGGCCTCATTCGCCAACAATTGCCTCCTCGCCCGCCGGCTCGTCGAACGCGGAGTTCGCTTCGTGCAGCTCTATCATCGTGGCTGGGATCATCACGGCGGGCCGGATGGGAATCTCGTTTTCGACCTGAAAAAGCGCTGCCTCGAAACGGATCAGCCTTGCGTGGCCCTGATCAAAGATCTGAAGGAGCGGGGGTTGCTGGACGAAACACTCGTCCTCTGGGGAGGCGAGTTCGGGCGAACTCCGATGATGCAAGGCAAACTGGAACCCGACCAAATGGGGCGAGACCATCATCCCCACGGCTACACGATCTGGATGGCGGGCGGTGGCATCAAACCGGGCGTGGTTTACGGGAAAACCGATGACTTCGGCTTTTACGCGGTGGAAAACAAGGTTCACGTCCACGACCTTCACGCCACCATCCTCCACCTGTTCGGAGTGAATCATCTCCAACTCACTTATCGCTTCCAGGGCCGGGATTACCGCCTCACCGATGTCCATGG